The proteins below are encoded in one region of bacterium:
- a CDS encoding FAD-dependent oxidoreductase, with product MNILIIGGGIAGITAAIYLGEQGHKVTLIERGEILGGRLNNLFSVYGMGICAKDFMCEQIAKLKKFSNITVFTSAELVEVKGYVGSFNSKFKIQNSKLIKIKHGTVIIATGIDVSTPKMDCNSQGIINHTHLEDYIADSKIRRLSKVVFLCDFDKEDSQIIALSTLKNALLLREKLRCEVFVISRSIKVAGKKFEQSYTDAREKGVVFIKPLKSQMKISPYNNLIFVELSSTDSAVEGIDIRNLQLKCDWLVIGENILPSQGTEELSGILGVERDKQGFFQNNNVHFMPNLSNRKGIFFAGACHIDAGLNDILDDSLTAAYAAHNLIAKSAIEIDEKTAEVDEGKCALCLTCIRSCPHKAIDIEFSREAGKKAAKIIEEACFGCGICTSLCPSRAIQLREYEDEKILKLIG from the coding sequence ATGAACATTCTTATAATTGGCGGTGGTATTGCAGGAATAACTGCTGCAATATACCTTGGGGAACAAGGGCATAAAGTAACTCTAATTGAAAGAGGGGAAATCCTGGGTGGCAGGTTAAATAATCTTTTCAGCGTGTATGGCATGGGTATATGTGCAAAAGATTTCATGTGTGAGCAAATAGCAAAATTAAAGAAATTTTCAAATATAACTGTATTTACCTCTGCGGAATTAGTAGAGGTAAAAGGATATGTAGGAAGCTTCAATTCAAAATTCAAAATTCAAAATTCAAAATTAATTAAAATCAAACATGGGACAGTTATTATTGCAACCGGAATTGATGTATCCACGCCAAAGATGGATTGCAATTCTCAAGGGATAATCAATCATACCCATCTTGAAGATTACATTGCAGATAGCAAGATAAGAAGATTGTCAAAAGTCGTATTTCTATGTGACTTTGACAAGGAAGATTCTCAAATAATAGCATTATCTACACTAAAAAATGCTTTGCTTCTCAGAGAAAAATTAAGATGTGAGGTATTTGTAATATCCCGCAGTATAAAAGTTGCTGGTAAGAAATTTGAGCAATCATATACGGATGCCAGAGAAAAAGGAGTTGTATTTATAAAGCCTCTTAAGTCTCAGATGAAAATATCTCCATATAACAACCTAATATTTGTTGAACTTAGCTCAACAGATTCTGCTGTAGAGGGAATAGACATAAGAAATCTTCAACTGAAGTGTGACTGGCTGGTAATTGGAGAGAATATTCTTCCCAGCCAGGGCACAGAAGAGCTCTCGGGTATACTAGGTGTTGAGAGAGATAAACAAGGGTTTTTCCAGAATAACAATGTTCACTTTATGCCAAATTTGTCAAATAGGAAAGGCATATTCTTTGCTGGAGCATGTCATATTGATGCCGGGCTGAATGATATATTAGATGATTCGTTAACAGCTGCATATGCTGCTCATAACCTGATTGCAAAGAGTGCGATAGAAATTGATGAGAAGACAGCAGAAGTAGATGAGGGGAAATGCGCGCTTTGTCTTACATGCATACGTTCATGCCCTCATAAAGCAATAGATATAGAGTTCTCTCGCGAAGCGGGCAAGAAAGCTGCAAAGATTATTGAAGAGGCATGTTTTGGATGTGGAATCTGCACGTCGCTATGTCCCTCAAGAGCAATACAGCTCAGGGAATATGAGGATGAGAAGATACTTAAGCTTATAGGATGA
- a CDS encoding hydrogenase iron-sulfur subunit: MTYKPNITVFCCENSVYETVLSVCKHHSNIQVIKVPCSGKISSIHILKCFESGKDMVIVIACIEEACHFINGNIRVEKVVEATCNMLKELDIEDKRLQILNFAPNMEEKFCSAFEDVMLQASKLGPMYEERWKGGV, from the coding sequence ATGACATATAAACCAAATATTACTGTCTTCTGCTGTGAGAATTCAGTTTACGAAACTGTGTTAAGTGTTTGTAAACACCACAGCAATATTCAAGTTATAAAGGTTCCATGTTCTGGGAAGATTAGTAGTATTCATATACTTAAATGTTTTGAATCCGGGAAGGATATGGTTATAGTAATTGCATGCATAGAAGAAGCATGTCACTTTATAAATGGAAATATAAGAGTAGAAAAAGTTGTGGAGGCCACTTGTAACATGTTAAAGGAATTGGACATTGAGGATAAACGCTTGCAAATTCTCAACTTTGCACCTAATATGGAAGAGAAATTTTGTAGTGCTTTTGAGGATGTAATGTTACAGGCTTCAAAGCTTGGGCCGATGTATGAGGAACGATGGAAAGGAGGTGTTTGA
- the folD gene encoding bifunctional methylenetetrahydrofolate dehydrogenase/methenyltetrahydrofolate cyclohydrolase FolD, translating into MSAKIIDGKAIAAEMQEEMKIEVGSLKDKYNLIPGLAVVLVGENPASRVYVSMKKKACARLEIYSEEHKLPRETPEQDLLELINKLNANEKVHGILVQLPLPDHIDEDKVLNAIDPSKDVDGFHPVNVGNLVIGKPSFLPCTPYGIQQLLLKSGIQIEGKHVVVVGRSNIVGKPVALILLQKAQGANATVTVCHSRSGDLSYYTKQADILIAAIGKAEMIKKHMVKQDAVVIDVGVNRVDDPSSERGYKLVGDVDFEEVKEVASAITPVPGGVGPMTITMLMHNTIKAARMQRSIK; encoded by the coding sequence ATGTCTGCAAAGATTATAGATGGTAAGGCGATTGCTGCCGAGATGCAAGAGGAGATGAAGATTGAGGTGGGGAGCCTTAAAGACAAATATAATCTAATTCCCGGGCTTGCTGTTGTGCTTGTAGGGGAGAATCCAGCTTCAAGGGTTTATGTGAGTATGAAAAAAAAGGCATGTGCAAGGTTGGAGATATACTCTGAGGAGCATAAACTGCCGCGGGAAACTCCGGAACAAGACCTGCTGGAACTTATTAATAAGCTCAATGCAAATGAGAAGGTTCATGGCATTCTTGTTCAGCTTCCCCTGCCGGACCATATTGATGAAGATAAGGTTCTTAACGCTATTGATCCATCAAAGGATGTTGACGGCTTTCATCCGGTAAATGTGGGCAATCTTGTTATTGGCAAGCCTTCCTTTCTGCCATGCACTCCATATGGCATTCAGCAGCTTCTTCTTAAAAGCGGTATTCAGATTGAAGGAAAACATGTAGTTGTAGTTGGCAGGAGTAATATTGTGGGAAAACCTGTTGCCCTAATCTTGCTTCAAAAAGCGCAAGGGGCTAATGCAACAGTCACCGTATGCCATTCACGAAGCGGGGACTTGTCTTACTATACAAAACAGGCGGATATATTGATTGCTGCTATTGGAAAAGCGGAAATGATAAAAAAGCATATGGTTAAACAGGACGCAGTGGTTATAGATGTGGGAGTTAATCGGGTTGATGATCCAAGCTCAGAAAGGGGATACAAACTTGTTGGGGATGTGGATTTCGAGGAAGTAAAAGAAGTAGCGAGCGCTATTACACCCGTTCCAGGCGGCGTTGGGCCTATGACAATTACAATGCTTATGCATAATACCATAAAAGCTGCGAGAATGCAGAGATCGATAAAATGA
- a CDS encoding methylenetetrahydrofolate reductase C-terminal domain-containing protein, with protein sequence MIVADRKPIQEILDMLEDCEKLLIVGCNACVAICMAGGEKEVSELASLIKIAKKKQGKTIEITEQVTERQCEEEFVKEIESEIKAHDKILSMACGVGVQLIGKMYEEKPVYPALNTKFMGLPEEQGQWTETCAGCGDCKLADFGGICPIARCSKSLLNGPCGGSVDGKCEVDPDNIDCAWQLIYDRMKLIGQLDKLLKIEPAKSWKTSRDGGPRKVIRQDVRE encoded by the coding sequence ATGATAGTTGCTGATAGAAAGCCTATTCAAGAAATTCTTGATATGCTTGAAGATTGTGAGAAGCTGCTTATTGTTGGCTGTAACGCTTGTGTAGCCATTTGTATGGCAGGTGGAGAAAAAGAGGTTTCTGAACTAGCTTCTTTAATCAAAATAGCAAAAAAAAAACAAGGTAAGACCATAGAAATTACAGAACAGGTTACAGAACGTCAGTGTGAAGAAGAGTTTGTTAAAGAAATAGAGAGCGAAATTAAAGCACATGATAAAATTCTTTCCATGGCTTGTGGAGTAGGAGTGCAGCTTATTGGAAAGATGTATGAAGAAAAACCAGTTTATCCTGCACTTAATACAAAGTTTATGGGTTTGCCTGAGGAGCAGGGACAATGGACTGAAACATGTGCTGGATGTGGAGACTGCAAGTTGGCAGATTTTGGCGGCATATGCCCTATTGCCCGATGTTCAAAGAGCCTGCTTAATGGTCCATGCGGAGGATCAGTAGATGGTAAATGCGAGGTAGATCCGGATAATATTGATTGTGCATGGCAATTAATCTATGACAGAATGAAACTCATTGGACAACTTGATAAACTTCTAAAAATAGAGCCTGCAAAAAGCTGGAAGACCTCAAGAGACGGAGGTCCCAGAAAAGTCATAAGGCAGGATGTAAGAGAATGA
- a CDS encoding methylenetetrahydrofolate reductase yields MKSGSNLETVLNSGKFAITAELGPPKSANKEFVIKRAQILKNYVDAANLTDNQTAIVRMSSIAAARIILDEDVEPVIQITCRDRNRIAIQSDVLGAAALGVKNILCITGDHQCFGNHPDSKNVFDIDSIQLVSLLKMMRDEQKVLGGDAIKTPPQIFIGAAANPFADPLEFRVIRLEKKIKAGADFIQTQCIFDMNRFSEWMKIVEDKGLDKKTHILAGVTPIKSYNMAKHMAENVSGISVPQEILKRIESANDPKEEGINICIETIEELRKIKGIHGIHIMAVQWEEVVPEIVKRVGLFPRPQI; encoded by the coding sequence ATGAAATCAGGAAGTAATCTTGAGACTGTTTTAAATTCAGGCAAGTTCGCTATTACTGCAGAATTAGGGCCTCCTAAAAGCGCAAATAAAGAGTTTGTTATAAAACGGGCGCAGATATTAAAAAACTATGTAGACGCAGCAAACCTTACTGACAATCAAACCGCAATAGTCAGAATGTCCAGTATAGCCGCAGCTAGAATAATTTTAGATGAGGATGTTGAGCCTGTAATTCAGATAACCTGTCGGGATCGCAACAGGATTGCTATACAGAGTGATGTTCTTGGCGCAGCTGCATTAGGGGTGAAAAATATTCTCTGTATTACTGGCGATCATCAGTGTTTTGGAAACCATCCCGATTCAAAAAATGTGTTTGATATAGATTCCATACAGCTTGTAAGTCTCTTGAAGATGATGAGGGATGAACAAAAGGTCTTAGGCGGTGATGCGATAAAAACGCCTCCCCAAATCTTTATAGGCGCAGCAGCAAATCCTTTTGCAGATCCTCTGGAATTCAGAGTTATAAGACTTGAGAAAAAAATAAAAGCTGGAGCGGATTTTATTCAAACACAGTGTATATTTGATATGAACAGGTTTTCTGAATGGATGAAAATAGTGGAGGATAAAGGCTTAGACAAGAAGACGCACATTCTCGCGGGCGTTACCCCCATTAAATCATATAATATGGCGAAACATATGGCTGAAAACGTATCAGGGATTAGTGTGCCTCAGGAAATCTTGAAGCGTATAGAGAGCGCTAATGACCCTAAGGAGGAAGGTATAAATATATGTATTGAAACAATAGAAGAGCTGAGAAAAATAAAAGGCATTCATGGTATTCATATAATGGCAGTTCAATGGGAAGAAGTAGTGCCCGAGATCGTAAAAAGAGTCGGATTATTTCCAAGACCACAAATATAA
- a CDS encoding 4Fe-4S dicluster domain-containing protein translates to MKDKISSDELDKNFKYEVGAQPGGENIKKCFSCGTCTAGCPVSEVDEEFNPRKIIRMVLLGMKKEVLSSKVIWYCCSCYTCYAQCPQNVKFTDIMAALRYLAIKEGHVRKDFLDKVYNIDNLAQKIRLDIIKCLTKEQPVDKAGENITAKVKEFIKSQG, encoded by the coding sequence GTGAAAGATAAAATTAGTTCGGATGAACTTGATAAAAACTTTAAATATGAGGTAGGTGCACAGCCAGGCGGAGAAAATATTAAAAAATGCTTTTCCTGCGGCACATGCACTGCAGGATGTCCTGTGAGTGAAGTAGATGAGGAGTTCAATCCAAGAAAAATTATTCGCATGGTACTGCTTGGCATGAAGAAAGAGGTACTCTCCTCTAAAGTAATCTGGTATTGCTGTAGCTGTTATACATGCTACGCGCAATGCCCGCAGAATGTTAAATTTACAGATATTATGGCAGCGCTCAGGTACCTAGCAATAAAGGAAGGTCATGTTAGGAAGGATTTTTTAGATAAGGTGTATAACATTGATAATCTGGCACAAAAAATAAGACTTGATATTATTAAGTGTCTTACAAAAGAACAACCAGTTGATAAAGCAGGAGAGAATATAACAGCTAAAGTCAAAGAGTTCATAAAATCTCAGGGGTAA
- a CDS encoding GAF domain-containing protein, protein MPLQVIINFFLLVTLIAMIVINIFLLLKKRENITETKYHGVLEKLNKDLQEHVDELSSKVKQLSAIQSISSVFVSSGNLEQILSKVINVVTKALDCKVGSIMIFNKDKNLLSIKAAVGLGDEIIESTRIKLGEEKEISGWVAQERQPLLIEDIEKSRFSGTNNPIYKGKSLLSVPMISKGELLGVINCTNKKNGESFTQDELDSLIAIASQSAILVENVRAYHNITTKAKEHATLCSVSEKINLSLNLQETLDYIAKMATEITNTESCSLRLLDDEDKNKLLIRAGHNLSDGYMRKGPLEMGEGVGGYVAEHAEPVAIGDIRKDKRVDYNEFLKKEGLIALLSVPIKSKIRVIGLISVYKKSPHEFEQNDIDLLSAFANHVSVAIENAKLYDTIKKNYLETIETLALTIEARDLYTRGHSERVTNYAIGIAKELKVEEGLLKIIRYAGRLHDIGKIAIPDGILNKPDKLTTAEFAEIKTHPTKGAELVEPLEFLRNTVPMIKHHHERFDGRGYPDGLEKMNIPLIARILAVADSFDAMTSRRPYRQKPMNEDQAIEELKKNKGTQFDPEAVDAFIKVIKRR, encoded by the coding sequence ATGCCATTGCAGGTCATTATAAATTTCTTTTTGTTAGTAACATTAATTGCAATGATTGTAATAAATATATTCCTTTTATTGAAAAAGCGGGAGAATATTACAGAAACAAAATATCACGGTGTGCTTGAGAAACTTAATAAGGATCTTCAAGAACATGTTGATGAGCTTTCCAGTAAGGTTAAGCAGCTATCAGCAATACAAAGCATAAGCAGCGTTTTTGTATCATCAGGAAATCTTGAACAAATTCTGAGTAAGGTTATTAATGTGGTAACAAAGGCACTTGATTGCAAAGTAGGAAGCATAATGATTTTTAATAAGGATAAAAACCTATTGAGCATAAAAGCGGCTGTTGGTTTAGGGGATGAAATAATAGAGAGTACCAGAATAAAACTGGGAGAAGAAAAAGAAATCTCTGGATGGGTGGCGCAGGAAAGGCAGCCTTTGCTTATAGAAGATATTGAAAAATCAAGATTTTCAGGAACAAATAATCCTATATACAAGGGAAAATCTCTATTATCCGTTCCTATGATTTCAAAAGGAGAGCTGCTTGGAGTTATAAACTGCACAAATAAAAAAAACGGCGAATCATTCACTCAGGATGAATTAGATTCTTTGATAGCTATTGCGAGTCAATCCGCTATATTGGTTGAAAATGTTCGCGCATATCACAATATTACCACGAAAGCCAAAGAACACGCCACTCTATGCAGTGTTAGTGAAAAAATCAACCTTTCACTTAATCTGCAGGAGACACTGGATTACATTGCAAAAATGGCAACAGAGATAACAAATACTGAGTCATGTTCTTTGAGACTGCTGGATGATGAGGACAAGAACAAGCTTCTGATTCGTGCCGGGCACAATCTGAGTGATGGGTATATGAGAAAAGGACCGTTGGAAATGGGAGAAGGTGTTGGAGGTTATGTTGCAGAGCATGCGGAGCCAGTTGCAATAGGCGATATTCGAAAAGACAAAAGGGTAGATTATAATGAATTTCTAAAAAAGGAAGGATTGATCGCCTTACTTTCTGTCCCAATAAAATCTAAGATTCGAGTGATAGGATTGATCAGTGTTTACAAAAAATCCCCACATGAATTTGAGCAGAATGATATTGATTTATTGAGTGCGTTTGCAAATCATGTTTCGGTTGCCATAGAGAATGCCAAGCTTTACGATACCATTAAGAAAAATTATTTAGAAACAATAGAAACCCTTGCTCTTACGATTGAGGCAAGAGATCTATACACTCGCGGCCATTCAGAACGTGTTACAAATTATGCTATTGGCATAGCAAAGGAACTCAAGGTAGAAGAGGGACTATTAAAAATTATTAGATATGCAGGGCGGTTGCATGATATTGGAAAGATTGCTATCCCGGACGGAATATTAAACAAGCCAGACAAATTAACCACTGCAGAGTTTGCAGAGATTAAGACACATCCAACAAAAGGAGCAGAACTCGTAGAACCGCTGGAGTTCCTCAGAAATACAGTTCCAATGATAAAACATCATCACGAACGTTTTGACGGCAGGGGTTACCCTGATGGTCTTGAAAAAATGAACATACCGCTTATTGCAAGAATTCTGGCAGTTGCAGATTCCTTTGACGCAATGACATCCAGAAGACCCTACAGACAGAAACCAATGAATGAAGATCAAGCTATTGAGGAACTCAAGAAGAATAAAGGAACACAATTCGATCCAGAAGCAGTAGACGCTTTCATAAAGGTAATTAAGCGGAGATAA
- a CDS encoding ankyrin repeat domain-containing protein, with product MKTVEILTLVIVFMLIRVPLGCSEIKTHGVERIDNVNNEKVKEFLSRDIILLSPSEKGVHIIIDGRINVWGGGWQMDSVLQRGETFNSHLDHHANSKYTISKIEDSEIQIKYHNEFDHRSFGSNLITREEGNLKLKYTPQWIQTVYYGDVEEMKLLLRQGLNVNIKDAFDRTPLMIAAFYGHLEMVKLFIENGADVNAQQKEGLTALMLAVNYYSQHPKIVKLLIENEAKIDIVDKNGNNVLYYAIKYFDTFELLLDNILFIDPKELEELLRVAVVEGYSDVVRLLIDRGVNVNATVRGQSILKWACFYPNKPNTEVIKMLKTVGACE from the coding sequence ATGAAAACAGTTGAAATCTTAACATTAGTAATCGTATTTATGCTTATTCGAGTACCCTTGGGATGCAGTGAGATAAAAACGCATGGAGTAGAAAGAATAGATAATGTTAATAATGAGAAGGTGAAAGAATTTTTAAGTCGAGATATTATCCTTCTCTCTCCTTCGGAGAAAGGAGTTCATATTATTATTGATGGTAGAATCAATGTATGGGGAGGCGGCTGGCAAATGGATTCTGTACTGCAAAGAGGGGAGACATTTAATTCTCACTTAGATCATCATGCCAACTCTAAATATACTATTTCAAAAATTGAGGACAGCGAAATACAAATTAAATATCATAATGAATTTGATCATCGTTCATTCGGTTCTAATCTTATAACAAGAGAAGAGGGAAACCTTAAATTAAAGTACACTCCACAGTGGATCCAAACTGTTTATTATGGAGATGTTGAGGAGATGAAGTTATTACTTAGGCAAGGGTTAAATGTCAATATAAAAGATGCTTTCGATAGAACACCGTTGATGATAGCAGCATTTTATGGACATTTAGAAATGGTTAAATTGTTTATTGAGAACGGGGCAGATGTTAATGCACAACAAAAAGAAGGTCTTACGGCATTGATGCTGGCTGTAAATTACTACTCGCAGCATCCCAAAATAGTTAAATTACTCATTGAAAATGAAGCCAAGATCGATATTGTTGATAAAAATGGCAATAACGTTTTGTATTATGCCATAAAATATTTTGATACATTTGAACTATTACTTGATAATATATTATTTATCGACCCTAAAGAACTTGAGGAATTGTTGAGAGTTGCGGTAGTGGAGGGGTATTCAGATGTAGTAAGATTGCTTATTGATAGAGGAGTGAATGTTAATGCGACAGTGCGAGGTCAGTCAATATTGAAATGGGCATGCTTTTATCCCAATAAACCAAATACAGAAGTAATAAAGATGTTAAAGACAGTAGGTGCATGTGAATAA